In one Nicotiana sylvestris chromosome 8, ASM39365v2, whole genome shotgun sequence genomic region, the following are encoded:
- the LOC104226055 gene encoding uncharacterized protein, with protein sequence MTKDRLRGLGYVEDVTCSLCNSKEETVDHLFFKCTYSSSVWTAMLQWKGIQRQPMMWANELEWAGKYYRGRSTTAELYKLVLAGTLYYIWQERNDKIFKGVQRPEVTLRRAITQDVHGRGEIDEARNEAKIWDVCPD encoded by the exons ATGACTAAAGACAGGCTGAGGGGTTTGGGCTATGTGGAGGATGTAACATGTTCTTTATGTAACAGTAAAGAGGAGACAGTGGATCATTTGTTTTTTAAATGTACCTATTCATCAAGTGTATGGACAGCAATGCTGCAATGGAAAGGGATCCAGAGACAACCAATGATGTGGGCAAATGAACTTGAATGGGCAGGAAAGTACTACAGAGGGAGGAGCACAACAGCTGAGTTGTATAAACTTGTGTTGGCAGGAACACTGTATTACATATGgcaagagaggaatgacaagatCTTCAAAGGAGTGCAACGACCAGAAGTCACTCTACGCAGAGCAATTACACAGGATGTTCATGGGAGAGGAGAAA TTGATGAAGCCAGGAATGAAGCTAAAATTTGGGATGTATGTCCAGATTAA
- the LOC104226050 gene encoding protein FATTY ACID EXPORT 6-like produces MHDFCFTIPYGLILVCGGIIGYFKKGSTVSLAGGLGTGFLLILAGYLSLQAFHKRKNSYFALILETACAAVLTWVMGQRYMQTSKIMPAGVVAGISLVMTGFYLYKIATGGNHFPSKAE; encoded by the exons ATgcatgatttttgcttcacaatcCCATATGGTTTAATTCTTGTATGTGGTGGAATTATAGGATATTTCAAGAAAGGAAGCACAGTTTCACTGGCTGGAGGTTTGGGTACTGGATTTTTGCTCATTTTAGCTGGTTACTTGAGTCTTCAAGCATTTCACAAGCGCAAAAATTCTTACTTTGCCTTGATTCTTGAAACTG CTTGTGCTGCCGTGTTAACATGGGTCATGGGACAGCGGTACATGCAGACTTCAAAGATAATGCCAGCTGGCGTTGTTGCTGGTATCAG TTTGGTAATGACTGGATTTTACCTGTATAAGATCGCCACTGGTGGAAACCATTTCCCGTCTAAAGCCGAGTAA
- the LOC104226056 gene encoding bifunctional dTDP-4-dehydrorhamnose 3,5-epimerase/dTDP-4-dehydrorhamnose reductase-like, whose product MTILDKLLPISLEMTKRNLTGICNFTNPGVVSNNEILEMYRDNVNPSFSWKNFTHEEQAKVIVAPNNELDTSKMSKEFPEMKSIKESLIEYVFKPNRKTRVA is encoded by the coding sequence ATGACAATCTTGGATAAACTTCTCCCAATATCCCTCGAGATGACAAAGAGAAACCTGACTGGAATATGTAACTTCACTAATCCTGGAGTTGTTAGCAATAATGAGATTCTTGAAATGTACCGTGACAATGTCAACCCGAGCTTTAGTTGGAAGAATTTCACTCATGAGGAGCAAGCAAAGGTCATTGTTGCTCCTAACAATGAGCTTGATACTTCAAAAATGAGCAAGGAATTCCCTGAAATGAAATCCATCAAAGAGTCCCTCATTGAGTATGTTTtcaagccaaataggaaaacaaGAGTAGCTTGA